A single Tenacibaculum sp. 190524A02b DNA region contains:
- a CDS encoding amino acid adenylation domain-containing protein, which translates to MTIFKNKKGNIQLPLLLNLKEEKTNLKELSINKALIYEKCIKSEVRKIKIDSLVNIEKKVQSEINTNQQRSISWPSNSPLSLVKGEELIMPSDHVFKLESLLDKAANTSDSKGVYFVNGENEECFISYRMLYTKAQQRAFSLKNKGVQKEDIIIMQYHENDEFLITFWALIFIGAIPTPMGILKDLRIESSDVKRLKNVSELLGFPKILCDDLQEEKLKNVLQVWDELFEEDYKNPVVINTDSLKNEGILEPNYKIDSDSITLHLLTSGTTGKPKCVQHSHRTLCNHVVINSKGFELEEDSVHLNWMPLDHVGGIVMSHLQALYKQCVQVQINVNLFGAQPLRWLDWIEKYKITHTWSPNFSFNIITQHINNQKERNWDLSSLKSILNAGEQVTSVVCHDFLKALAKFGLKDSVMQPGWGMSETSSVMTINDKITAFETKSGIQGIVGFTEEGVAIPSEENSINKQLLVEIGRPLPGISIRIVNDELEVVPQGVKGKLQISSPTLMRGYRNNEKANKESFIGDGWMDTGDIAFMVDNRLTISGREKDMIIINGINYACYDIEEICESVFGVEENWSVACSIPNAEDGSDILAIFFVCSGTEPTFMSGVITQIKEKITTQLGINPDLIIPIEKKDIPKTNIGKKQRAAVIKNYLDNKFIEGESFYQTNNNSKNTILNWFSHIDWKEKELATNTTKSQLLIWSKSPNWDTVQEVKVFEKWENLIAELNNSNKRKSIIIDFTNMEENLELQFLEIIKAFDTVKSVIDKILVITKNLIPYSQKNRISKTSGVSGLIKTLPHEFEHIKLTTQLDVDVFNEKLIHKAIKEAFNEKENSLVLIRDDKRYEFGLKKSKAVEDVGLINKELPLDKDGLYLITGGLGGVGFRLAQFLIEELNAKVIISGRKAKETLKGEALDKWNTLQGLTSNVYYTNVNIASFEEFEEEIKNIETKYNQSLKGIFHFAGIIQEILLKDLTKSQLEEMYLAKVIGTKSLSKLLNSRNECILVTTSSARAIKSGMTVGTYAAASDFVENYTTKLYEEGKKAYCFSWSLWDGVGMGKDLAIKQVLASRGYLSMPIEKAFASMLIGLKLSQPVTYVGLDSSAKEIASLTQEITQEKEIKTLLFTTDDNNLEITKVLKEFREEDKSSSLHVLRVTQIPYKENGEVDTERIESLLLAKQKQFQAPESITEQQLSEIWKSILNVDSVSKTDNFFSLGGDSLKATRLITKIKEEFNTIVKIEQLFELAELQSLAKLIDTNSEESNQLKIEVKEKRSYPCKLPMSLAQKRQWFTYMYAPESPLYVNAFSLIFNGKLNIEILKSSLNAIVERHEGLRTNFNIDSGSNLWQIIKEPYIVDLDVIDVSLLPIQEQEYKINKLRNKESNKIFFLEEDTMLRCKLIKLSEEKNELLFSIHHIVSDGWSAGVFVRDLQALYTAKASNLNIELPELAFQPADFGIWQENNCNIGTYDESIAYWKNQLSDKPKVLDFPFDYIRPASQTYNGTAQILSLDTNLSRRLKEFSEEKGCTLYMTMMSAFAILIKQYARQEEVVLGSLIANRQNATIEKLIGFFVNTLAISFDMSKSLSFEEFLQQTKQVILNAWKHQDVPFDRLIDELEVEREASMHPLFQFLFVQQNAHEQKVDLGELDAEFIIHDQEATRFDLECHIFDREAYVDVKIIYNTDLFNPETINQFLHQYETILNSVISSPNLSINEQRVLPKTQEHTILNVWNKEINFKTKEATVQELWYKQVEERGDAIALKGLKRTYSYQWVDTFTNTIASIIQNKGIKSKTPIGLLFDREDELYLSILATVKLGAVYVPIDPSYPEERIKWIIEDTKTPIILCSNHLEGEAKKYGDNILIVDTDFNYQQESTNLSSTINNTEDPIYINYTSGSTGKPKGVVVPQRGVLRTVVDNEYYDIDESDVFLQLGNPTFDTFTLEIWGAWLYGGKLVVIKKNDILDIGKLANVIEKEQVTGGFMTVTLFNSLIEYKPEAIKSYKCLLVGGEAISVSHIKKALNYLPKGLMNGYGPTENSVFTTTYPISNVKERQPSIPIGYPLRDSRVYILNENKELVPPGVPGIIYGAGKGVALSYLNNPEITQEQFIDDTFVGQGLMYNTGDVGRWLPDGSIEYLGRLDKQVKIRGHRIECGEIEARINEYLEVKDSVVEVFVDKTGNKKLAAWIVFNNEDKISELESYLSEELPGYMIPSYYTVIHEIPLNSNGKVDRKQLPEPELNTINNEELVQPETKKQLILSEVWKEVLGLNNVSIKSEFFSLGGDSIVVVQMISKLMIKGYQIKPKQVFQLKTIEKLAEVMVPLTKKNLKDQEQLKGNVSLSPIQEWFFNFNKEEVNYWNLPVLVSLKTKPSKEDLQTALDKLAMHHDMLRAKYEKNITGNWEQIISENVNPITIDFIDLTNEKNQENELLKHAEEVQKTLNIEEGALCKAIVYEVNKNDIKLFLCMHHLVVDGISWRILIEDLFLLLENPQVKLPPKTSSFKSWQETLNIYKNEQLKDQKDYWKSIQERIENQKLLPEIDFSKKDREGDAFEEIVSLTSEETSSLINEVNQVYKTAYNDILLTALSKAVHELTSIEDIIVTLEGHGREDVNDAIDISRTVGWFTTAYPSSIVHNHEASLKEQILNIKDTLRSIPEKGLGYGLLDKKEEVKSQLCFNYLGRLDQSEESFELAPKATGKFHAPRAVRPYPIELNCWVNDAIFTVKVTTPGYTTKYKSLGELFIKNLKIIINHCLTTNEFSYQTVDFDSVQLSEKELNLLPSGIKDVYPLTKNQEGMLYQHINYPKAKVYFTQVKQELKGKVNRNILQKAIEQVVNNYDNLRTQFIWENFRVPVQLVHNNVSVDLKYTNLTNNDKQKDLEEFFNNDLDNPFNLAQLTTPRFNLIELEKEQSLLVLSFHHIILDGWSLFLVLNAIIDTYHNLSNNNTYKLKTNFKSSFKDFILNYNNTSINETFWLKYLRGIEPIPELSPELREKGLMEKIQQESVTINTYKTAQLKKVAQLNGITLNTILQTAWTLTLAQFNGVKDVLYATTFSGRLPAIEDVDQVSGMLINSLPLRVNLHNQYETILELSKRIQNTVLELHDYQLVELNETYKAAKLDVSKRYFDSILVFENYANDSNTDHSLIQMGETTAYEHTNFPLSLVIMPEEEILIRLSYQNHIYSEGKIVRLLNQLETVLNQMVDNINDSVLQSLYVNQNEVDFKIDSKNIRIHTLYEDQDEVYRVLNQEEGSQIFILNESLEEIKNTEQIGEIYLSINNPIESCGDWGEWMDENKIENPIFKDSYLYPTGDTGKWNKDSTIQILELEEY; encoded by the coding sequence ATGACTATATTTAAGAACAAGAAAGGTAATATCCAATTGCCATTATTATTAAATCTTAAGGAAGAAAAAACAAATTTAAAAGAGCTCTCAATAAATAAAGCTTTGATTTATGAAAAGTGTATTAAATCTGAAGTAAGAAAGATAAAAATAGATTCATTAGTAAATATTGAAAAAAAGGTTCAGAGTGAAATTAATACTAATCAACAAAGAAGTATAAGTTGGCCTAGTAACTCGCCTTTATCATTAGTAAAAGGAGAGGAGTTAATAATGCCATCTGATCATGTTTTTAAACTAGAAAGTTTATTAGATAAAGCAGCTAATACTTCTGATTCAAAAGGAGTATATTTTGTAAATGGAGAAAATGAAGAATGTTTTATTAGTTATAGAATGCTCTACACAAAAGCACAGCAAAGGGCTTTTAGTTTGAAAAATAAAGGTGTACAGAAAGAAGATATTATTATAATGCAATATCATGAAAATGATGAGTTCTTAATTACATTTTGGGCATTAATTTTCATAGGGGCAATTCCTACTCCAATGGGAATTTTAAAAGATCTAAGAATAGAAAGCAGTGACGTAAAGAGACTAAAAAATGTTTCAGAATTATTAGGTTTTCCTAAAATATTATGTGATGACCTTCAAGAAGAAAAATTAAAGAATGTATTACAAGTTTGGGATGAACTCTTTGAGGAGGATTATAAAAATCCAGTTGTTATTAACACTGATTCATTAAAGAATGAAGGAATTTTAGAACCTAATTATAAAATTGATAGCGATTCAATTACCTTACATTTACTTACATCAGGTACTACAGGTAAACCAAAGTGTGTACAACATAGTCACAGAACATTATGTAATCATGTAGTGATTAATTCAAAAGGTTTCGAATTAGAAGAAGATAGTGTGCATCTTAATTGGATGCCTTTAGACCACGTTGGTGGAATTGTAATGTCTCACTTACAGGCTTTGTATAAGCAATGTGTTCAAGTACAAATTAATGTAAATCTTTTTGGAGCACAGCCATTAAGATGGTTAGATTGGATAGAAAAATATAAAATAACACATACTTGGTCTCCTAATTTTTCTTTCAATATTATAACTCAACATATAAATAATCAAAAAGAAAGAAATTGGGATTTAAGTTCTTTGAAAAGTATTTTAAATGCTGGAGAACAAGTAACTAGTGTTGTATGCCATGATTTTTTAAAGGCATTAGCTAAATTTGGTTTAAAAGATTCTGTTATGCAACCAGGATGGGGAATGTCAGAAACATCATCTGTCATGACAATAAATGATAAAATAACAGCTTTTGAAACAAAATCAGGAATACAAGGAATTGTAGGTTTTACAGAAGAAGGAGTAGCAATACCATCAGAAGAAAACTCTATAAATAAACAACTACTAGTTGAAATAGGAAGGCCTTTGCCAGGAATTAGTATAAGGATAGTAAATGATGAATTAGAAGTTGTACCACAAGGAGTAAAAGGGAAATTACAGATCAGTTCTCCAACTCTTATGAGAGGTTATCGTAATAATGAAAAAGCAAATAAAGAAAGTTTTATTGGTGATGGTTGGATGGATACAGGTGATATTGCTTTTATGGTGGATAATAGGCTAACTATTTCTGGAAGAGAAAAAGATATGATTATTATCAATGGGATTAATTATGCTTGTTATGATATTGAAGAAATATGTGAAAGTGTTTTTGGAGTAGAGGAAAATTGGTCTGTAGCTTGTAGTATTCCAAATGCAGAAGATGGATCAGATATTTTGGCAATATTTTTTGTTTGTAGTGGTACAGAACCTACTTTTATGAGTGGTGTTATTACTCAAATCAAAGAGAAAATAACAACTCAATTAGGAATTAATCCAGACTTAATAATTCCTATAGAAAAGAAAGATATCCCTAAAACGAACATTGGTAAAAAGCAAAGAGCAGCAGTTATAAAAAACTATTTAGATAATAAGTTTATTGAAGGAGAATCTTTTTATCAAACCAATAATAATTCAAAGAATACCATTCTAAATTGGTTTTCACATATAGATTGGAAAGAAAAAGAACTAGCAACAAATACTACTAAATCTCAACTTTTAATTTGGTCAAAAAGTCCAAATTGGGATACTGTGCAAGAAGTAAAGGTATTCGAAAAATGGGAAAATTTAATAGCTGAATTAAATAATTCTAATAAACGCAAATCTATTATTATAGATTTTACGAATATGGAAGAAAATTTAGAGCTTCAGTTTTTAGAAATTATAAAAGCATTTGATACTGTTAAAAGCGTAATAGATAAAATACTAGTAATAACAAAGAACCTAATACCATATTCACAAAAAAATAGAATCTCTAAAACATCTGGGGTTTCTGGATTAATTAAAACATTACCGCACGAGTTTGAACATATTAAATTAACAACTCAATTAGACGTTGACGTATTTAACGAAAAACTGATTCATAAAGCAATAAAAGAAGCTTTTAATGAAAAAGAAAATTCTTTAGTGCTAATTCGTGATGATAAACGCTATGAGTTTGGACTAAAAAAATCAAAAGCTGTTGAAGATGTAGGTTTAATAAATAAAGAGTTACCACTTGATAAAGATGGACTTTATTTAATTACAGGAGGTTTAGGTGGAGTTGGATTTCGATTAGCACAGTTTTTAATTGAAGAGCTTAATGCTAAAGTTATAATTTCAGGTAGAAAAGCCAAAGAAACTTTAAAAGGTGAAGCTTTAGATAAATGGAATACTTTACAGGGTTTAACAAGTAATGTATATTACACAAATGTAAATATAGCTTCTTTTGAAGAATTTGAAGAAGAAATAAAAAATATAGAAACTAAATACAATCAAAGTTTAAAAGGGATATTTCATTTTGCAGGAATAATACAAGAAATTCTATTAAAAGACTTAACAAAAAGTCAGTTAGAAGAAATGTATTTAGCTAAAGTTATTGGAACCAAAAGCCTAAGTAAATTATTAAATAGTAGAAATGAGTGTATATTAGTAACTACATCATCTGCAAGAGCTATCAAGTCTGGAATGACAGTAGGAACCTATGCAGCAGCTAGTGATTTTGTAGAGAATTATACAACAAAACTATATGAGGAAGGTAAAAAAGCGTATTGCTTTAGTTGGAGTTTATGGGATGGTGTTGGTATGGGAAAAGACCTTGCTATTAAACAAGTTTTAGCTTCTAGAGGTTATTTATCAATGCCAATTGAAAAAGCTTTTGCATCAATGCTTATAGGGTTAAAGCTATCTCAACCAGTAACGTATGTTGGCCTTGATAGTAGTGCAAAAGAAATAGCTAGTTTGACACAAGAAATAACTCAGGAAAAAGAAATTAAAACATTACTTTTTACTACGGATGATAATAATTTAGAAATCACCAAGGTTTTAAAAGAATTTAGAGAAGAAGATAAATCTAGCTCATTACATGTTTTAAGAGTTACACAAATACCTTATAAAGAAAATGGAGAAGTAGATACAGAAAGAATTGAAAGTTTATTACTAGCAAAACAAAAACAATTTCAAGCACCTGAATCTATAACAGAGCAACAATTATCTGAAATATGGAAATCAATTTTAAATGTAGACTCAGTTAGTAAAACGGATAACTTTTTCTCATTAGGAGGCGATTCTCTAAAAGCAACAAGATTAATAACTAAGATAAAAGAAGAGTTCAATACAATTGTTAAAATTGAGCAATTATTTGAACTAGCGGAGTTACAATCATTAGCAAAATTAATAGATACTAACTCAGAGGAAAGTAATCAACTAAAGATTGAAGTAAAGGAAAAAAGAAGTTATCCTTGTAAACTACCAATGTCATTGGCGCAGAAGAGACAATGGTTTACGTATATGTATGCTCCAGAAAGTCCACTTTATGTAAATGCATTTTCATTAATTTTTAATGGTAAGTTAAACATTGAAATACTAAAGTCTTCTTTAAATGCTATTGTGGAAAGACATGAAGGTTTAAGAACTAACTTTAATATTGATTCAGGAAGTAATTTATGGCAAATTATTAAAGAGCCTTATATTGTTGATTTAGATGTTATTGATGTAAGCTTATTGCCAATTCAAGAACAAGAGTATAAGATCAATAAGTTAAGAAATAAAGAGAGTAATAAAATTTTCTTTTTGGAAGAAGATACAATGTTACGATGTAAACTAATAAAGCTTTCAGAAGAAAAAAACGAGTTATTATTTTCAATACACCACATTGTATCAGATGGATGGTCGGCAGGAGTTTTTGTTCGAGACTTACAAGCTTTGTATACTGCTAAAGCCAGCAATTTAAATATAGAGTTACCTGAGTTAGCGTTTCAACCAGCTGATTTTGGAATCTGGCAAGAAAACAATTGTAATATTGGTACTTATGACGAATCTATAGCATATTGGAAAAATCAATTATCAGACAAACCTAAAGTATTAGATTTTCCTTTTGATTATATACGTCCTGCAAGTCAAACATATAATGGAACAGCGCAAATTTTATCATTAGATACTAATTTAAGTAGAAGGTTAAAAGAGTTCTCAGAAGAAAAGGGTTGTACACTATACATGACCATGATGTCAGCTTTTGCAATTTTGATAAAGCAGTATGCCAGACAAGAGGAAGTTGTTTTAGGTTCATTAATAGCCAATCGTCAAAATGCAACTATAGAAAAACTAATAGGATTCTTTGTGAATACATTAGCTATTAGTTTTGATATGTCTAAAAGTTTAAGTTTTGAAGAATTTTTACAACAAACAAAACAAGTAATATTAAACGCTTGGAAGCACCAAGATGTACCATTTGATAGATTAATTGATGAGTTAGAGGTAGAAAGAGAAGCTTCAATGCATCCATTGTTTCAATTTTTATTTGTTCAGCAAAATGCACACGAACAAAAAGTTGATTTAGGAGAGCTTGATGCAGAATTTATAATTCATGATCAAGAGGCAACTAGATTTGATTTAGAGTGTCATATTTTTGATAGAGAGGCGTATGTAGATGTAAAAATTATTTACAATACAGATTTATTCAATCCAGAAACCATAAATCAATTTTTACATCAATATGAAACAATTTTAAACTCAGTGATAAGTTCACCAAACTTATCAATAAATGAACAAAGAGTTTTACCAAAAACACAAGAACATACTATTTTAAATGTATGGAATAAAGAAATAAACTTTAAAACAAAAGAGGCAACTGTTCAAGAACTCTGGTATAAACAAGTAGAAGAAAGAGGTGATGCTATTGCATTAAAAGGCTTAAAGAGAACATATAGTTATCAATGGGTAGATACATTTACCAATACAATTGCCAGTATAATACAAAACAAAGGAATTAAAAGTAAAACACCAATAGGTTTATTATTTGATAGAGAAGATGAGTTGTATTTATCTATACTAGCCACTGTAAAGTTGGGGGCAGTTTATGTACCTATAGATCCAAGTTATCCAGAAGAAAGAATAAAATGGATAATTGAAGATACAAAAACTCCAATCATTTTATGTAGTAACCATTTAGAAGGTGAAGCCAAGAAGTATGGTGATAATATTCTAATTGTTGATACAGATTTTAACTACCAACAGGAGTCAACAAACTTAAGTAGCACAATAAATAATACTGAAGATCCTATATATATAAATTATACTTCAGGATCTACAGGAAAACCTAAAGGGGTTGTTGTACCACAAAGAGGAGTTTTAAGAACGGTAGTTGATAATGAATATTATGATATTGATGAAAGCGACGTTTTTCTACAATTAGGAAATCCAACTTTTGATACATTTACTTTAGAAATATGGGGAGCTTGGTTGTATGGTGGTAAGCTTGTTGTAATTAAAAAGAATGATATTCTTGATATTGGAAAGTTGGCTAATGTCATAGAAAAAGAACAAGTTACAGGAGGATTTATGACAGTAACATTATTCAATTCACTAATAGAGTACAAACCTGAGGCTATTAAAAGTTACAAGTGTCTTTTAGTTGGAGGAGAGGCAATATCTGTTAGTCATATAAAGAAGGCGTTAAATTATTTACCTAAGGGATTAATGAATGGATATGGACCTACTGAAAACTCAGTATTTACTACAACGTATCCTATCAGTAATGTAAAAGAAAGACAGCCATCAATACCTATTGGGTATCCATTAAGAGATTCTAGAGTATATATTTTAAATGAAAATAAAGAATTAGTTCCTCCAGGTGTTCCTGGAATTATTTATGGAGCAGGAAAAGGAGTAGCATTATCTTATTTGAATAATCCAGAAATTACCCAAGAACAATTTATTGATGATACTTTTGTAGGACAAGGCTTAATGTATAATACAGGAGATGTAGGAAGATGGCTCCCGGATGGTAGCATTGAGTATCTAGGAAGATTAGACAAACAGGTAAAAATTAGAGGACATAGAATCGAATGTGGAGAGATAGAGGCAAGAATTAATGAGTATTTAGAAGTAAAAGATTCTGTAGTAGAAGTTTTTGTAGATAAAACTGGAAATAAAAAACTAGCAGCTTGGATTGTATTTAATAATGAAGATAAAATAAGCGAACTCGAGTCTTATTTATCAGAAGAATTACCTGGGTATATGATACCAAGTTATTATACAGTTATACATGAAATTCCACTAAATAGCAATGGTAAAGTTGATAGAAAACAATTACCAGAGCCTGAATTGAATACTATAAATAATGAAGAGTTAGTTCAGCCAGAAACAAAAAAGCAACTCATTTTATCAGAGGTTTGGAAGGAAGTCTTAGGACTGAATAATGTTAGCATAAAATCTGAATTTTTCTCATTAGGAGGTGATTCTATTGTAGTGGTTCAAATGATATCTAAACTAATGATAAAAGGATATCAAATTAAACCAAAGCAAGTTTTTCAATTAAAAACCATTGAAAAGTTAGCAGAAGTAATGGTACCATTAACTAAGAAGAATTTAAAAGATCAAGAACAATTAAAAGGAAATGTCTCTTTAAGCCCAATTCAAGAATGGTTCTTTAACTTTAATAAAGAAGAGGTCAATTATTGGAATTTACCTGTTTTAGTTTCTTTAAAAACCAAACCATCAAAAGAAGACTTACAAACAGCTTTAGATAAATTGGCAATGCACCATGATATGCTAAGAGCTAAATATGAAAAAAATATAACAGGTAATTGGGAACAAATCATATCAGAAAATGTAAATCCAATAACTATTGATTTTATTGATTTAACTAATGAGAAAAATCAAGAAAATGAATTATTAAAGCACGCAGAAGAAGTACAAAAAACACTAAATATAGAAGAAGGGGCCTTATGTAAAGCGATAGTGTATGAGGTAAATAAAAATGATATTAAACTATTTTTATGTATGCATCATTTAGTAGTAGATGGAATTTCATGGCGAATTTTAATTGAAGATTTATTCTTATTGTTAGAGAATCCACAAGTAAAACTCCCGCCAAAAACATCATCTTTTAAGTCTTGGCAAGAGACGTTAAACATTTATAAAAATGAGCAACTTAAAGACCAGAAAGATTATTGGAAGTCTATACAAGAACGAATAGAAAACCAGAAGTTATTACCGGAAATTGATTTTTCAAAGAAAGATAGAGAAGGAGATGCCTTTGAAGAAATTGTAAGTTTAACTAGTGAGGAAACAAGTTCGTTAATTAATGAAGTTAACCAAGTCTATAAAACAGCTTATAATGATATTTTACTAACAGCTTTATCTAAGGCAGTACATGAATTAACTTCAATAGAAGATATAATTGTAACGTTAGAAGGACATGGTAGAGAAGATGTAAATGATGCTATTGATATTAGTAGAACTGTTGGTTGGTTTACAACTGCCTATCCATCTAGTATTGTGCATAATCATGAAGCTAGTTTAAAAGAACAAATTCTAAATATTAAAGACACTTTAAGAAGTATACCGGAAAAAGGATTAGGCTATGGTTTATTGGATAAAAAAGAGGAAGTAAAAAGCCAACTTTGTTTTAATTATTTAGGTAGGCTAGATCAATCTGAAGAGTCTTTTGAATTAGCGCCTAAGGCAACAGGAAAATTTCATGCTCCAAGAGCAGTTAGGCCTTATCCAATAGAATTAAATTGTTGGGTAAATGATGCAATTTTTACAGTAAAAGTAACAACTCCTGGTTATACAACTAAATACAAATCATTAGGAGAGTTGTTTATAAAAAACTTAAAAATAATAATTAATCATTGCTTAACAACAAATGAGTTTAGTTATCAAACTGTTGATTTTGATAGTGTACAGCTTTCAGAAAAAGAGTTAAACTTATTGCCTTCAGGAATTAAAGATGTTTACCCTTTAACAAAAAACCAAGAAGGGATGTTGTATCAGCATATAAACTACCCAAAAGCAAAAGTATATTTTACTCAAGTAAAGCAAGAATTAAAAGGTAAAGTAAATAGAAATATACTTCAAAAAGCAATTGAACAAGTAGTAAATAATTATGACAACCTTAGAACACAGTTCATTTGGGAAAACTTTAGAGTTCCTGTTCAGTTAGTACATAATAATGTTTCAGTAGATTTAAAATATACTAACCTTACAAATAATGATAAACAAAAGGACTTAGAGGAATTTTTCAATAATGATTTGGATAATCCATTCAACCTTGCTCAGCTAACAACACCAAGGTTTAATCTTATAGAATTAGAGAAGGAGCAATCATTATTAGTTTTAAGCTTCCATCATATAATTTTAGATGGTTGGAGTCTATTTTTAGTTTTAAACGCAATTATTGATACATATCATAACTTAAGTAATAACAATACGTATAAGTTAAAAACCAATTTTAAATCTAGTTTTAAAGATTTTATACTTAATTATAATAATACGTCAATTAATGAAACTTTTTGGCTGAAATATTTAAGAGGAATTGAGCCGATACCTGAGTTATCTCCTGAGCTAAGAGAAAAAGGGTTGATGGAAAAAATACAACAAGAATCAGTTACTATTAATACGTATAAAACAGCGCAATTAAAAAAAGTAGCTCAATTAAATGGAATAACTTTAAACACAATACTTCAAACAGCTTGGACATTAACGTTAGCTCAGTTTAATGGAGTTAAGGATGTATTGTATGCCACAACTTTTTCAGGAAGATTACCAGCGATAGAAGATGTTGATCAAGTTTCAGGAATGTTAATTAACAGCTTACCTTTAAGAGTAAATTTACACAACCAATATGAAACTATTTTAGAATTATCTAAAAGAATACAAAACACTGTATTAGAACTTCACGATTATCAGTTAGTTGAATTAAATGAAACATACAAAGCAGCCAAATTAGATGTGTCTAAGCGATATTTTGATTCAATTTTAGTATTCGAAAATTATGCTAATGATTCCAATACAGATCACAGTTTGATTCAAATGGGAGAAACAACAGCATATGAGCATACTAATTTCCCTTTAAGTCTTGTAATTATGCCAGAAGAGGAAATACTGATAAGATTATCGTACCAAAATCATATTTATTCAGAGGGTAAAATAGTTAGATTATTAAATCAGCTGGAAACTGTACTTAATCAAATGGTAGATAATATTAATGATTCGGTATTACAATCATTATATGTAAATCAAAATGAAGTAGATTTTAAAATTGATAGTAAAAATATAAGAATACATACATTATATGAAGATCAAGATGAAGTCTATAGAGTTTTGAATCAAGAAGAAGGATCTCAAATTTTTATTTTGAATGAATCATTAGAAGAAATTAAAAATACAGAACAAATAGGTGAAATTTATTTATCTATCAATAACCCAATTGAAAGCTGTGGAGATTGGGGAGAATGGATGGATGAAAATAAAATAGAAAACCCAATATTTAAAGATTCGTATTTATATCCAACAGGAGATACAGGTAAATGGAATAAAGATTCTACAATACAAATTCTAGAACTGGAAGAATACTAG